CCTGCCGGAAAATTATTAAGCAGTAAGACCTATGCGGCAGTTTTAAAAAATGTGTTGGAGCAGCAATGGTTATTAAAACCGGAAAACTTAAAAGAAAAGGAAAAAATCTCCGAATTGTATGAGCGCCTGGATCATCAGATGGAAAAGATAGAACAGGTACTCAAAGAATCTGGAATTCAAAGAACTTCACTGTCAGAGACAATGAATGATATTCGAAGCAACATCGAATTTATGAATCAGATTAATCAGACCTATACTTATGTACAGATGCCATTAAAGCTTGTAAATCAGAATGCAAACGGGGAACTTTATGTATACACGAATAAAAAGAGTCTGCATGACCCAGAATCGGAACTTAGCGCATTTTTACATTTGGAATTAGATCATCTTGGAACAACGGATGTCTCGATTAAGATGCGCCCGAAAACAAAGGAAGTCTCGACGAATTTTTATCTGGATGATGACGAGGCGTACCGTCTGATTGCACAGAATATGCCAATCTTAGAGGACCGTTTAACAAGAAAAGGGTATCATTGTACGATGACGGTTACAAAGGGAGAGAAAGACGTTAACTTCGTGGATGATTTCTTGAAAAAAGACCAAAGGAGTGTAGGAACTCTACATCGCTATTCCTTTGATGTGCGTGCATGACAGAGGTGGGAAAATGGAAGAAGCAAAGGAATTTCGCCCTATTTTTGGCGTGAAAAATCAGGGAGAAAAAAAGGAAAAGCAAAAAACTGCGGTAGCGATTGCCTATGAACCGGGAGATGAGGCACCAAAGATTTTAGCAACCGGAAAAGGTGCGGTCGCAGAGCGCATCATCGAGACGGCAAAAGAGAATCATGTGCCGTTTTATCAGGATGGAAAATTAGCACAGACACTGTCCAAGCTTGAGATTGGGGATGCCATTCCACCAGAACTATATGGTGTTGTTGCAGAAATTCTTGTGTTTGTGGATGATATGGATAAAATGAGGGGAAAATTGCAAGATTACAGAAGAAAATAGAAAATTTTGCAGGAAATAATGCATAAAAAGGCAACGCAGGGATGGTGTTTTATGGAGAAGGGGAAGAAACAAAATAATCGTACGGTTGGGGCAGCGTATGAAAAACGTGCCGGTGAGTACTTAAAGAGTCAGGGATATCATATTTTAGAATATAACTACAGATGTAGAATGGGCGAGATTGATATCGTGGCAAGAAAGGAGACGTACCTCGTCTTTGTGGAGGTCAAGTACCGCAGGCGGGACGGACAAGGGCATCCTGCGGAGGCGGTGACGCTTGCAAAACAAAAAAAGATATCAAAGGTGGCACAGTTTTACTGCCTGACGCACGGCATTACGGAGGGAGTGCCATGCAGGTTTGATGTGGTGTCGATTTTAGGGGATGCCACCGAGCTTATCGAGAATGCATTTGAATACCGCGCATAAGGAAATGGAGTTAAAATAGCATGGAATGGATAAAAAAGAATAACGAAGAAATTTTAGTATGCAATCAGGTTGCATTGGAGGACGGAACGACGGTACCTTTGCTTTCCTACCCATTGTTGACGGAAACAGGAATTGTGAAACACTGTTTTACGACGCGCATGGGCGGTGTGAGTAAAGGTATTTTTTCTAGCATGAATCTAAGCTTTACACGTGGTGATGAAAAAGAGGACGTGATGGAGAATTACAAAAGGTTAGCGGAGGCACTCGGTGTATCGCTGGAAAATTTTGTGTTCACTGACCAGACCCATACAACCAATGTGCTGAAAGTGACAGAAAAGGATGCCGGAAAAGGGATTTTAAGAGAGCGTGATTATCAGGATGTGGATGGTCTGATTACGAATGTGAAAGGGTTAGTGCTGTCTACCTTTTTTGCAGACTGTGTGCCACTTTACTTTGTGGACCCGGTACACGAGGCGATTGGAATGAGTCATTCCGGCTGGAGAGGAACAGTCCGTAGAATGGGAAAAGCGACAATCGAGGCGATGGAGCAGGCATTTGGAACGAAACCATCCGATTTAATCTGTGCAATCGGTCCATCTATCTGCCAGGATTGTTACGAGGTCAGCGAAGATGTGGCAGAGGAATTTAAAAGTGCATTTCCTGGCTATGAGCGGGAAATTTTATTAGAGAAGGGAAATGGAAAGTACCAGCTTGATTTATGGAAGGCAAATGAGATTGTATTAGAGGAGGCAGGTGTAGAAAAGGAACACATCGCTGTCACCAATCTATGCACCTGCTGTAATCCAAATCTGTTGTTTTCCCATCGTGCAAGTCATGGAAAAAGAGGAAACTTAGGCGGATTCCTCTGCTTAAAATAAAAGTGTTCTTCCCTGGGTAGAATTTCTCTGCTTAACGTAGAATTCTTTTGTTTGCGACAGAATCAGGTAGAAATTCGAACAGGAAAGCGTTATAATAAAAAAAGGTTGTGAAAAAAATAACAATTTTCATGTAGGAGGATGTTTAGAATGGATACAAAGAAATATGTATCATATATGGTAGAAGAAACAAAAAAGATTTTAGCAATTGACAGCCCATCTGGCTTTACAAAAGAAGTGGCAGAGTATGTGATGGGAGAGTATCGTAAATTAGGATATGAACCAAAGCAGACCGTAAAAGGCGGAATCTTAGTGGCACTTGGCGGAAAAAAGAAAGAAGATGCAGTTATGTTAGAAGCGCATATCGATACACTTGGTGCCATGGTGTCTGAGATTAAAGCAAACGGAAACTTAAAAGTAACACCAATCGGTGGCATGAATGCAAACAATGCAGAGGCAGAGAACTGCAGAATTCATACCAGATTCGGCAAGGTTTACGAAGGAACCTTGCAGTTAGACAACGCATCTGTTCATGTCAATAAGGATTACAGCGATACAAAGCGTGAATTTTCCAGTATGGAAGTTGTCTTGGATGAGTTCGTAAAATCAGCAGAAGATACCGAAAAATTAGAGATTGGTGTCGGTGATTTTGTCTGCTTTGACCCAAGAACAACAGTAACGGAAAAAGGGTTTATCAAGAGCCGTTTTTTGGATGATAAATTAAGTGTTGGAATCTTACTTGGCTATGCAAAATATTTAAAAGAAGAAAAGGTAGAGCCGGAACGTATGGTTTATCAGCATATTACAGTTTATGAAGAGGTAGGACACGGCGGAGCAGCTTCCATTCCAGAAGGCGTGACAGAAGTGATTTCTGTGGATATGGGCTGCGTTGGCGACGGATTAAAATGTGATGAAAGACAGGTGTCCATCTGTGCAAAAGACAGCCATGGACCTTACAACTTTGATGTGGTAACAGGTCTTATTACAGCTGCAAAAGAAGAGGGATTAAACTATGCCGTTGACGTTTATCCATATTATGGTTCTGACGCGGATGTTGCCTTAACAGCCGGATATGATGTGCGTCATGGTTTGATTGGAGCGGGCGTTTATGCTTCCCACGGATATGAGAGAAGCCACGTGGAAGGTGTTGA
This genomic window from Roseburia sp. 831b contains:
- a CDS encoding M42 family metallopeptidase; this translates as MDTKKYVSYMVEETKKILAIDSPSGFTKEVAEYVMGEYRKLGYEPKQTVKGGILVALGGKKKEDAVMLEAHIDTLGAMVSEIKANGNLKVTPIGGMNANNAEAENCRIHTRFGKVYEGTLQLDNASVHVNKDYSDTKREFSSMEVVLDEFVKSAEDTEKLEIGVGDFVCFDPRTTVTEKGFIKSRFLDDKLSVGILLGYAKYLKEEKVEPERMVYQHITVYEEVGHGGAASIPEGVTEVISVDMGCVGDGLKCDERQVSICAKDSHGPYNFDVVTGLITAAKEEGLNYAVDVYPYYGSDADVALTAGYDVRHGLIGAGVYASHGYERSHVEGVENTFRLLCAYLK
- a CDS encoding EscU/YscU/HrcU family type III secretion system export apparatus switch protein, with protein sequence MEEAKEFRPIFGVKNQGEKKEKQKTAVAIAYEPGDEAPKILATGKGAVAERIIETAKENHVPFYQDGKLAQTLSKLEIGDAIPPELYGVVAEILVFVDDMDKMRGKLQDYRRK
- a CDS encoding YraN family protein, which codes for MEKGKKQNNRTVGAAYEKRAGEYLKSQGYHILEYNYRCRMGEIDIVARKETYLVFVEVKYRRRDGQGHPAEAVTLAKQKKISKVAQFYCLTHGITEGVPCRFDVVSILGDATELIENAFEYRA
- the pgeF gene encoding peptidoglycan editing factor PgeF encodes the protein MEWIKKNNEEILVCNQVALEDGTTVPLLSYPLLTETGIVKHCFTTRMGGVSKGIFSSMNLSFTRGDEKEDVMENYKRLAEALGVSLENFVFTDQTHTTNVLKVTEKDAGKGILRERDYQDVDGLITNVKGLVLSTFFADCVPLYFVDPVHEAIGMSHSGWRGTVRRMGKATIEAMEQAFGTKPSDLICAIGPSICQDCYEVSEDVAEEFKSAFPGYEREILLEKGNGKYQLDLWKANEIVLEEAGVEKEHIAVTNLCTCCNPNLLFSHRASHGKRGNLGGFLCLK